The region GTGCCCTGCTCGGTGTGTTCCAGGTGGAGTTCGAGACGGGCGGCGGCGATACGGCCCGCGGTGCGGACGGTGACGCCGGGGGTGAGGGCGACGCCGGGCCAGCCGCCGCCGTGCTGGGCTCGGCGGTAGAGCTCGTGGTGGATGGCGGTGATGGTCTCGTGGGCGATGCCCTTGTAGAGCTGCCACTGGCCGGGGAGGAGTTGGTCGCGTACGGCTTCGGGGAGGGCGTGGAAGTAGCGCGTGTAGTCGGGGCTGAACTGCTCCAGGCCGAGTTTGCTGTACTCCATGGGCGCGAAGGACGGCGTACGGGCGAGCCAGTGGAGTCCTTCGGCGCCCAGCGGCCGGTGGCGCAGCAGGTCGAGGAAGACCTCGGCACCGGACTGGCCGGAGCCGACGACGGTGATGTGGCCGGTGGACAGGAGCCGTTCGCGGTGTTCGAGGTAGTCGCAGGAGTGGAGGACGGGGACGTTGGGGGCGTCGGCGAGGGGGCGCAGGGGTTCGGGGACGTACGGTTCGGTGCCGACGCCGAGGACGATGTTGCGGGCGTAGGCGCGGCCGAGGGCCCTGCCGTCCTCGTCGGCCCCGGTGAGGTGGGGCGCGTGGGCGTCGTCGCCCGGGCCGCCGAGGCGGGTGAAGTCGATTTCGAACAGCTCGTATTCGTGGTCCCAGCGGACGGCGTCGACGCGGTGGTCGAAGTGGAGTCCGGGGAGCTGTTGGCTGACCCAGCGGCAGTAGGCGTCGTATTCGGCGCGCTCGATGTGGAAGCGCTCGGCGACGTAGAAGGGGAAGAGCCGCTCATGGGCCTTGAGGTACTGGAGGAAGGTCCAGGGACTGCCGGGGTCGGCGAGGGTGACCAGGTCCGCGAGGAAGGGGACCTGGACGGTCGCGCCGTCGATGAGCAGGCCGGGGTGCCAGTGGAAGGCGGGCCGCTGTTCGTAGAAGGCGGTGCGCAGGGCGGGGACGCCGTGGGCGAGGGCGGCGAGGGAGAGGTTGAACGGGCCGATGCCGATACCGGCCAGGTCCAGGGGCCGGTCGACGCCGGGGGCGGACCCGGCGGCGGTGGCGGTGGCGGGATCGCAGGCGGGGGTGGGGGGTTGTTCGGTGCTCATGGGGTGGTGTGGCCTTCCACGAGTTCGAGCAGCCCGCGCAGATCGTCGGGCTGGGTGTGCGGGTTGAGAACGGTGGCCTTGAGCCACAGCCCCTCGGGGGTGGCGGCGCGGCCGAGGACGGCCGTGCCGTGGTGGAGGAGGCGGCGGCGCAGCGCGGCGACGGCGGCGGGCGGTGCTCCGGTGGGGCGGAAGAGGACGGTGCTGATGGTGGGGCGGGCGTAGAGCTCGAGCCCGGGGCGGGCCTCGATGAGGTCGGCGAGGTGCTGGGCGGCCGCGCAGACGTGGTCGACGAGGTCGCCGAGGCCGCGTCGGCCGAGTGCCCGCAGGGTGACGGCGATCTTGAAGATGTCGGGGCGGCGGGTGGTGCGGAAGGAGCGGCCGAGCAGGTCGGGCATCCCCGCTTCGGTGTCGTCGTCGGCGTTGAGGTACTCGGCGCGGTGGGCCAGGGGGGCGAGGGCGGCGCTGTCGGGGACGGCGAGGAGGCCCGCGGCGACCGGCTGCCAGCCGAGTTTGTGCAGGTCGAGGGCGACGGTAGGGGCGCGGTCGAGCCCGTGGAGCTGTTTGTGGAGGGTGTCGCTGAAGAGGAGGGGTGCGCCGTAGGCGGCGTCGATGTGGAGGGTGGCGCCGTGGTGGTCGCAGACGTCGGCGATGTCGGGGAGCGGGTCGATGGCTCCGGTGTCGGTGGTGCCGGCGGTGGCGACGACGAGGGTGGGGGCGACGAGGGTGGGGGCGTCGGCGTCGGGCAGCCGGTCGAGGGCGGTGTGGAGCGCGGTCGGGTCGAGGACGCCGGTGGGAGTGGGGAGGGTGTGGGGCGCGGGCAGCCCGAGGAACCAGGCGGCGCGGTGGATGCTGTGGTGGGCGTTGCCGCCGCAGATGATCCGCAGGGGTCTGCCGACGCCGCCCGCGGCTTCGCGGGCGAGGAGCAGCGCGAGCTGGTTGGACTCGGTGCCGCCCGTGGTCACGAGCGCGTCGGGGGCGGGGCCGTGGGGGTGGACGAACTCGGCCAGGGCGCGGCAGGTCAGTGCCTCCAGTGCGCAGGCGGCGGGGGCCTGGTCCCAGGAGTCGAGGGAGGGGTTGAGCGCGGACACCGCGAGGTCGGCGGCGGTGGCCACGGCGAGCGGCGGGCAGTGCAGATGGGCGGTGCAGCGCGGGTCCGCGGGGTCGGCCGCGCCATGGGTGAGGGCGCGGACGAGGGTGCGCAGCGCGTGGTGGGGCCCCTCCCCCTCGTCGGGGATGAGCGGCCGGGCCGCATCGCGTATCCGCCGGTCCACCGCGGCCGGTCCCCCGGCCGGGAGTGGCCCGCCGCGGTCGGCGGCCCCGTGGGCGAGGGCGTCGAGGACGGTGTCGACCATCGGGCGGAGCGCGCCCGGTCCGCCATGGCCCCCGGCGAGGAGGCGGGCGGTTCCGGATGCGGGCACGGGCATGGGTGTGCCCCTAGGGGGTGTCTGGGAGTCGGGCAGGTGGAAGCGGTCGGGCGGCGGTCAGGGTTGCCCAAACTACTTCGCACACCCGCGGTCCGGTCCGGGGTCCGCGGGAAGTGCACCCATACGTGGTACGGCCCGCTCACACGGATTGATCCGCCCGCGCGGCTACTCGATGTACCCGGTGTCGGGGTCCACCTGGCCGAGGAACTCCCGTGCGGAGTCCTCCAGTTGCTGTGTGCTGAGGGAGTCGGCTCCATGGACCCGGGTGGTGAAGCCGTAATCGGGGTTCGGCCCGGTCAGCCAGGTGAAGTCGTAGGTTCCGGGTTCGTCGGGACGCTCGGCGACATCGAACTTCTCCCCGTCGACGGTCAAGGTCCGCTCAAGAGTTTCTCGATCCATGCCCATCAGTCTGCCCCCTGCCCGAACGGACGCCGATGCCTGCCCGATCCAGGCGGCGTGCGGTTCGGCGGGCGTCGTTTCTCGCGCCGTCCTCTCCACCCCCACCTCATCGCCCGTCGCGACGGGCGATGGTGAGAAGGGCACGTCGGCGCTCTGGTTGCACAGCGCGCCGTCCGGCTCCTGTTCAGGTGGTGATGGCGAACTGGGGCCGGAGCGGCGGTGTTCCTCCGGACGGTGGTGGTTAGTCGCTCTGCTTCTCCCGTACGCGCAGGGCGCGGCGGAGGTCGTCGATCTGGTCGGCGAGGCGGCGGCTCAGGGCGGGCAGGGCGTCGGGGTTTGCGAGGCATTCCTCGCCCCGTCGCAGGGTTTCGGCGTCGACGGTGCTCGGGAAGCCGAAGCGGGCGACGGTGTCGGCGATGGCGGGTCCGCGGCGGGTGCCCAGGGTGACGGCGGCCGGGAAGTAGCGCGGCACGTAGTCGGCGAGGACGTCGTGGTGCTCGGGCTGCCAGAAGCCGGCGAGGGTCGCGGTGACCAGGTAGTTGGAGAGTTCGGGCCCCTGGCCGTCCCTTTCGGGGTCGAAGAGGGTCTGCCACGCGGCCTCCTTGGCGGTGGCGTCGGGCAGGGCGGCCCGGCAGCGGGCGGCGCCCTCCTGGCCGGTGGCGCTGGAGTCGCGGGCGAGTTCGGCGTCGATGTGGGCGGGGCCGACGGCGCCGAGGACGGCGAGCCGGCCGAGGGTCTGCCAGCGCAGTTCGGGGTCGAGGGCGGGGCCGCCGGGGACGGTGTCGCCGTCGAGCCAGTCGGTGAGCTCGGCCGGGTCGGTGGCGCTGCCGATGAAGGTGCGCACGGCGGCGAGCCGCAGCCCGGCGCCGGTGCCGTCCTCGGTGCGGCGCAGCAGATCGCGGCAGGTGGCGCGGATGGTGGCCAGGGCGGCGGGGCGCCGGTCGGCGGGGAGGTAGCGGTCGGCGATCTGGGTGCGGGCGAAGGCGAGGACGCCCTGGACGATCGCTATGTCGGTCTCGTGCGGCAGATGGGCGCGGGCGGCCTCCAGGAAGTCGGCGGGCGGAAGGTCGCCGTCGCGGACCATGTCGCGGGCGGCGTTCCAGACCACGGCGCGGCTGACGGCGTCGGGGAGGCCGGACAGGGCGCGGTGGACGGCCTTCCAGGAGCCGGGGT is a window of Streptomyces violaceusniger Tu 4113 DNA encoding:
- a CDS encoding pyridoxal phosphate-dependent decarboxylase family protein, whose product is MPVPASGTARLLAGGHGGPGALRPMVDTVLDALAHGAADRGGPLPAGGPAAVDRRIRDAARPLIPDEGEGPHHALRTLVRALTHGAADPADPRCTAHLHCPPLAVATAADLAVSALNPSLDSWDQAPAACALEALTCRALAEFVHPHGPAPDALVTTGGTESNQLALLLAREAAGGVGRPLRIICGGNAHHSIHRAAWFLGLPAPHTLPTPTGVLDPTALHTALDRLPDADAPTLVAPTLVVATAGTTDTGAIDPLPDIADVCDHHGATLHIDAAYGAPLLFSDTLHKQLHGLDRAPTVALDLHKLGWQPVAAGLLAVPDSAALAPLAHRAEYLNADDDTEAGMPDLLGRSFRTTRRPDIFKIAVTLRALGRRGLGDLVDHVCAAAQHLADLIEARPGLELYARPTISTVLFRPTGAPPAAVAALRRRLLHHGTAVLGRAATPEGLWLKATVLNPHTQPDDLRGLLELVEGHTTP
- a CDS encoding lysine N(6)-hydroxylase/L-ornithine N(5)-oxygenase family protein, yielding MSTEQPPTPACDPATATAAGSAPGVDRPLDLAGIGIGPFNLSLAALAHGVPALRTAFYEQRPAFHWHPGLLIDGATVQVPFLADLVTLADPGSPWTFLQYLKAHERLFPFYVAERFHIERAEYDAYCRWVSQQLPGLHFDHRVDAVRWDHEYELFEIDFTRLGGPGDDAHAPHLTGADEDGRALGRAYARNIVLGVGTEPYVPEPLRPLADAPNVPVLHSCDYLEHRERLLSTGHITVVGSGQSGAEVFLDLLRHRPLGAEGLHWLARTPSFAPMEYSKLGLEQFSPDYTRYFHALPEAVRDQLLPGQWQLYKGIAHETITAIHHELYRRAQHGGGWPGVALTPGVTVRTAGRIAAARLELHLEHTEQGTRTRHTTEAVVLATGYRERRVDTLLAALDPYIRRDCSERPRIDADHRLVLDPMIKGSVYVQNAERHTHGVGTPDLGLAAWRSAVILNSLAATPVYPLPPRTAFTTFGLQPSGPGAVAPPRPAQPSAPVARGSGRMPLPDQRNGLAPTRT